The nucleotide window ATCAAATAGCTAAACTTTTACCGCGAATCCTCTATGTTTGTGCAGAAGAGTCAGGACAGCAGGTAAAATTACGCGCAACTCGTTTAGGTGTAACTGTTTCACCGATTGTAACGGCAGAGACAACTACAAGTAACGGCAAATCTCCACCGGAAACAGCTAAAGATCCTAACCTTTACATCCTCCCAGAAACGGATTTAGAAGAAATCCTCCGCGAGTTAGAGTCTCTCAAACCCCAAGTAGCGGTAATAGATAGTATCCAAACGCTTTATTTTGCCTCACTTACCTCAGCCCCAGGTTCGGTAGCCCAGGTACGAGAATGTACATCCGCCTTGATGCAAGTAGCTAAACGAGAGAATATCACTTTATTAATTGTCGGTCACGTAACGAAAGAAGGAGCGATCGCCGGACCGCGCGTTCTCGAACATTTGGTGGATACGGTATTATACTTCGAGGGCGATCGCTACGCATCTCATCGTTTACTGCGATCGGTGAAAAACCGTTTCGGTGCAACCCATGAAATCGGCATCTTTGAAATGATCGATCGCGGTTTAAAAGAAGTGGAAAACCCCTCAGAATTATTTCTCGGCAACCGCGAAGATCCCTCTCCCGGTACAGCTACAGTAGTTGCTTGCGAAGGAACCCGTCCCATTGTCGTCGAATTGCAAGCTTTAGTCAGTCCTACCAGCTACTCTTCACCCCGACGTTCCACCACAGGCGTAGATTATAATCGCTTACAGCAAATTTTAGCAGTCCTAGAAAAACGAGTCGGTATACCCTTATCTAAATTAGACGCTTACGTCGCCTCAGCAGGCGGTTT belongs to Oscillatoria salina IIICB1 and includes:
- the radA gene encoding DNA repair protein RadA; the encoded protein is MAKQKTIYICGSCGAESPQWFGKCPSCGAWDSLQEQTTQPGVSSVVNRGGWQSQKRQIRTSNQPPQPRISLKFSQIADDVQTRFNSGYGELDRVLGGGIVPGSLVLIGGDPGIGKSTLMLQVANQIAKLLPRILYVCAEESGQQVKLRATRLGVTVSPIVTAETTTSNGKSPPETAKDPNLYILPETDLEEILRELESLKPQVAVIDSIQTLYFASLTSAPGSVAQVRECTSALMQVAKRENITLLIVGHVTKEGAIAGPRVLEHLVDTVLYFEGDRYASHRLLRSVKNRFGATHEIGIFEMIDRGLKEVENPSELFLGNREDPSPGTATVVACEGTRPIVVELQALVSPTSYSSPRRSTTGVDYNRLQQILAVLEKRVGIPLSKLDAYVASAGGLGVEEPAADLGIAIATVASFRDRIVDRRTVLIGEVGLGGQIRLVSQMELRLKEAAKLGFKRAIVPKGQSLPDDLGIEIIPVAKVIEAIVAAIPPQPSYGGVPNDWLQDDGFSEEESDLSS